One genomic window of Rhizomicrobium sp. includes the following:
- a CDS encoding glutathione S-transferase family protein, with the protein MAGIVFHSMEGSSYLWSVMQIADEKGVPYELKVPTLHSPEHFKLHPFGKMPVLQHGEVILYESLAIAHYIDKAFDGPPLQPRDALGQAQVLRWISIVNSYVFPVMNRFFKERIVRPAWGFETDQAFVDTAKAPLELQVRLIDEAAGAEGFLVGNRLTIADCFLFPNLLFFSLTTEGAALLAQYKGATDWLARMRARPSYPGSIMQRSFGETAKLAEGLRQMPLPVHTSR; encoded by the coding sequence ATGGCCGGGATCGTCTTTCATTCGATGGAGGGAAGCTCCTATCTATGGAGCGTCATGCAGATCGCCGACGAAAAAGGCGTGCCCTATGAGCTCAAGGTCCCGACGCTCCATTCGCCGGAACACTTCAAGCTGCATCCCTTCGGCAAGATGCCGGTGTTGCAGCATGGCGAGGTCATTCTCTACGAGTCGCTGGCGATCGCGCATTACATCGACAAGGCGTTCGACGGCCCTCCCCTGCAACCGCGCGACGCGCTTGGACAAGCGCAGGTGTTGCGCTGGATCAGCATCGTGAATTCCTACGTATTTCCGGTCATGAACCGCTTCTTCAAGGAGCGGATCGTGCGTCCCGCCTGGGGTTTCGAGACGGATCAGGCGTTCGTCGATACGGCGAAGGCGCCGCTCGAATTGCAGGTGCGGCTGATCGACGAGGCGGCAGGCGCGGAAGGCTTCTTGGTCGGCAACCGGCTGACCATCGCGGACTGTTTCCTCTTTCCCAACCTGCTGTTCTTCTCGCTCACCACGGAAGGCGCGGCGCTGCTCGCGCAGTACAAGGGCGCCACGGATTGGCTGGCGCGGATGCGGGCGCGGCCGAGCTATCCCGGCAGCATCATGCAACGCAGCTTCGGCGAGACGGCGAAATTGGCGGAAGGACTCCGCCAGATGCCGCTGCCGGTGCACACTTCACGCTAA